In a genomic window of Helianthus annuus cultivar XRQ/B chromosome 10, HanXRQr2.0-SUNRISE, whole genome shotgun sequence:
- the LOC110880703 gene encoding uncharacterized protein LOC110880703, which translates to MDKIFAEDIGKHIEVYIDDLVIKSPKEDQKLKDIEKTFNSLRSVNMKLNPAKCSFGMEEDKFLGFVVTNGGFKVNLEKVQAIERMPSPRTIKEMQRLVGRLAALNRFLSNHAAKSYLFISTLRNCVKKQEFKWTPEAETAFQQMKECLIKLPTLTAPFEKEPLILYLSSSDKAVGSVLLVERDGVQTPIYYVSRVLTDSETRYSTMEKLVLALLHASRRLRRYFTGHVITVLTNFHIGTILQKPEMSGRLAKWAIELGGHNILYRPRPAIKGQVLADFVTEVPVDKIKDCEIVETPVQDTSNELWLLYTDGASNEDGVGAGLRLVSPEKHEFTYAIKLDFKNTNNEAEYEAFLVGLRLAIKMGAQNLRAHVDSLLIASQINGLYDAKGEVMALYLDQAKELLQQFKSYKVVHINRSENKLADALSKLASTSFQHLAKDVRIEVLKNLSVLLRQVNVIEIGQPSWMTPIIQYLQKGILPDNKAEARKVQHKALHYEMNGDILYRRSFLGPLLRCVDPRDANYLVREIHEGICDIHAGPRMVVAKIMNAGYYWPGMHVDALRELRKCDSCQRHAPKTLRPKNDLIPVSTAWPFQQWGIDMVGPFPEAPAL; encoded by the coding sequence ATGGATAAAATCTTTGCTGAAGATATTGGGAAACACATCGAGGTCTACATTGATGATCTTGTGATCAAGAGTCCCAAGGAGGaccagaagctaaaggatatagAGAAGACTTTCAACTCCCTGCGAAGCGTGAATATGAAGTTGAATCCAGCCAAATGCTCCTTTGGTATGGAAGAGGACAAATTCTTGGGCTTCGTGGTCACAAATGGCGGTTTTAAAGTTAACCTAGAGAAAGTTCAAGCCATAGAGCGGATGCCGTCTCCGCGCACAATCAAAGAGATGCAAAGATTGGTCGGTCGTCTAGCCGCGCTTAATCGATTTCTATCAAATCACGCGGCAAAGTCATACCTTTTTATCAGCACTCTACGCAACTGCGTGAAGAAACAAGAATTCAAGTGGACGCCGGAAGCAGAAACTGCATTCCAGCAGATGAAAGAATGTTTGATAAAGCTCCCTACTCTGACCGCGCCGTTTGAAAAGGAACCACTCATCCTGTACTTGTCCTCTTCGGACAAGGCAGTGGGGTCGGTATTATTGGTGGAGAGAGATGGAGTTCAGACTCCAATATATTACGTCAGTAGGGTGCTTACAGATTCAGAAACGAGATATTCAACGATGGAAAAATTAGTACTTGCGCTGCTACACGCCTCCAGGAGGCTGCGCAGATACTTTACAGGGCATGTAATCACCGTACTTACCAATTTCCACATCGGCACAATATTACAAAAACCAGAAATGTCTGGGCGCTTAGCAAAGTGGGCGATCGAGCTGGGGGGCCACAACATTTTGTacaggccgcgcccagccatcaAGGGTCAAGTTCTAGCGGACTTCGTTACAGAAGTCCCAGTGGATAAAATCAAAGATTGTGAGATTGTTGAGACTCCCGTACAAGACACGTCCAATGAGTTATGGTTGCTGTACACTGATGGGGCCTCAAACGAAGATGGCGTAGGAGCTGGATTGCGCCTCGTGAGCCCTGAGAAGCATGAATTTACATATGCCATCAAGTTGGATTTCAAGAATACCAATAACGAGGCGGAATACGAGGCATTCTTGGTAGGCTTGCGCCTCGCCATAAAAATGGGAGCTCAAAATCTGCGAGCGCATGTTGATTCACTCTTGATCGCCAGCCAAATCAACGGGCTATACGATGCAAAGGGAGAAGTTATGGCTTTGTATTTGGACCAGGCGAAAGAATTACTCCAACAATTCAAGTCATACAAGGTAGTTCACATCAATCGCTCGGAAAACAAACTAGCAGACGCCTTGAGCAAGCTCGCCTCAACTTCTTTCCAACATCTCGCCAAGGATGTAAGAATCGAAGTACTAAAAAATCTGTCGGTTTTGCTGCGTCAAGTAAACGTGATCGAGATAGGGCAGCCATCTTGGATGACCCCTATAATCCAATACTTGCAAAAAGGAATACTCCCTGATAACAAAGCAGAGGCAAGGAAGGTACAACACAAGGCCCTGCATTATGAGATGAATGGCGATATCTTGTACCGAAGATCCTTCTTGGGGCCGCTTCTGCGCTGTGTAGACCCCCGAGATGCAAATTACTTGGTCAGGGAGATTCACGAAGGAATCTGCGACATCCATGCAGGCCCACGCATGGTCGTCGCGAAAATAATGAACGCTGGTTACTACTGGCCAGGGATGCACGTTGACGCTCTAAGAGAATTGCGCAAATGCGACTCCTGTCAAAGGCACGCTCCTAAGACCCTGCGCCCGAAGAATGATCTCATTCCTGTGTCCACTGCATGGCCTTTCCAGCAGTGGGGAATCGatatggtgggacccttcccggaAGCTCCGGCGCTGTGA